CCTTCCTCCACGCCTGTTCCGCCGACATCACTGAGGCCGCCCTGCTCGGGCTGATCGCCCGCCTCAACGCCGAGCGCACCGTGCATGGCGTCCTGGTCCAGTTGCCGCTGCCGCCCCATATCGACATGCGCCGGGTGCTCGAAGCGATTGCGGTGGAGAAGGACGTGGACGGTTTCCATCTCTACAACGTCGGCGGCCTGGTCGTGGGCAACACGATCTTTCCGCCGTGCACGCCCTATGGCGTCCAGCTCCTGCTCGAGACCACCGGCATCGAGGTCGCGGGCAAGAACGTGGTCGTGGTCGGGGCGTCGAACATCGTCGGCAAGCCGATGGCCCTGATGCTGCTGCACAAGGAGGCCACCGTCACCGTCTGCCACGCCAAAACGCGCGATCTGGCACAGCACACCATCCTCGCCGACATCCTCATCGTCGCGGCGGGCAAGCCGGGGCTGATCGTGGCGCAGATGGTCAAGCACGGCGCCATCGTCATCGATGTCGGCATCAACCGGCTGCCGGACGGGCGCATCGTCGGCGATGTGGACTTCGACGGGGTCAGGGACAAGGCCAGCTGGATCAGCCCGGTCCCCGGCGGCGTCGGCCCGATGACCGTGACCATGCTGATCGAGAACACCCTGCGCTCGGCCGAGCGCTGCCTGGAACGAGGGAGCGGTAGCGGTCATCCAGTCTGGGATGCCCCGCGCTCCGAACTGCCAACCTCTTAAGCGAAGTCGACGTCACATGTATTCCGTCCGTCTCTGGTCCGTGCGTCACGCCCGCCGGCTGAAAAATCTCTATGCGCTCTTTTCCCGGTTCGCGCCCCTGGCCGCACCCGTTGCGCGGACCTTGGGCGTCGAGCGCACTGCGTCGATTCTGCGCCCCCTCGAACAGCAGGCCAAAGGCTTTCTGTTCGACTGCCGGATGTGCGGCCAGTGTGTGCTTTCCGCCACCGGGATGGCCTGCCCGATGAATTGCGCCAAGGAAATGCGCAACGGTCCTTGCGGCGGGGTCCGGCCTGACGGTCACTGTGAGGTCAAGCCCGGGATGCGCTGTGTGTGGATCGAGGCCACCGACGGCACCAAACAGATCTCTGCCGATCACAAGGCGCACCCCACGCCTTTGCTGCCGGCGGTGGACCAGCGCAAGCGGGGCAGTTCCACCTGGATTCAGGTGATTCATGGCGGCAAGGATCCCGCCTTCCAGCCGCCGATCAGGGAAAAAACCACGCCGGAGGCCGAAGAGAGTCCCCTGGAGACGGCTTGCCGTTCCGGCCGTTTCGTCGTCACCGTCGAGATCGCGCCGCCGGATTCCGCCGATCCGTCCGTCTTGCTGGCCCGAGCCGAGCGCTTTCGCGGACTGGTCGATGCGATGAACATCACCGATGGTGCTGGCGGCAACTGCCACATGTCGAGCGTTGCCGCCTCTGCGATCCTTGCTCATGCGGGCTTCAACCCGGTCTATCAGGTTGCCTGTCGCGACCGCAACCGTATCGCGATCCAGGGCGACATCCTCGGCGCCGCAGCCCTGGGAGTGAAGAACATCCTCTGTCTGACCGGAGACGATGTCAGCCAGGGTGACCACCCGCAGGCCAAGCCGGTGTTTGATCTGGACGCCGTGTCGCTGCTCCACGTCGCCCGCGGCATGGTGGACCGGGGCGAGTTCGTCTCCGGGCGCAAGCTGGAAAGTCCGCCCAGGTTGTTCATCGGTGCGAGCTGCAACCCTTTCGTGCCGC
The window above is part of the Thauera aromatica K172 genome. Proteins encoded here:
- the folD gene encoding bifunctional methylenetetrahydrofolate dehydrogenase/methenyltetrahydrofolate cyclohydrolase FolD yields the protein MSAQIIDGKALSRHLRRRFRERVGALAAHGVQPGLAVILVGDNPASRLYVANKVKACEECGVASFLHACSADITEAALLGLIARLNAERTVHGVLVQLPLPPHIDMRRVLEAIAVEKDVDGFHLYNVGGLVVGNTIFPPCTPYGVQLLLETTGIEVAGKNVVVVGASNIVGKPMALMLLHKEATVTVCHAKTRDLAQHTILADILIVAAGKPGLIVAQMVKHGAIVIDVGINRLPDGRIVGDVDFDGVRDKASWISPVPGGVGPMTVTMLIENTLRSAERCLERGSGSGHPVWDAPRSELPTS
- a CDS encoding methylenetetrahydrofolate reductase C-terminal domain-containing protein, which gives rise to MYSVRLWSVRHARRLKNLYALFSRFAPLAAPVARTLGVERTASILRPLEQQAKGFLFDCRMCGQCVLSATGMACPMNCAKEMRNGPCGGVRPDGHCEVKPGMRCVWIEATDGTKQISADHKAHPTPLLPAVDQRKRGSSTWIQVIHGGKDPAFQPPIREKTTPEAEESPLETACRSGRFVVTVEIAPPDSADPSVLLARAERFRGLVDAMNITDGAGGNCHMSSVAASAILAHAGFNPVYQVACRDRNRIAIQGDILGAAALGVKNILCLTGDDVSQGDHPQAKPVFDLDAVSLLHVARGMVDRGEFVSGRKLESPPRLFIGASCNPFVPPFTDRIANLEKKIVAGARFIQTQFCFDLPLLQAFMAEVRARDLHRQARIIIGVGTLSSAKALRWMGTHVPGVHIPEAVLQRIGNAADQKAEAMQVCLETIGAIRGVEGVAGIHLMGHKNDETLVELIRRAG